The following is a genomic window from Candidatus Riesia pediculischaeffi.
ACATATAAAATATGATCTGATTTTTTTACCTCATTCAAAGCTCTCTTTATTCCAATCCTTTCTATATCATCGTTTGATTTTCTAATTCCTGCAGTATCGGAGATTTGTATTAAAATTCCGTTTATATACATGTTTTCTTTAATAACATCTCTCGTTGTACCTCGGATAGAAGTAACGATAGATGTTTCCTTTCCTGACAACAAATTCATCAAACTTGATTTCCCAGAGTTCGGCTTTCCTATGATTGCAACTTTGATCGAATCGGAAATACATATATTTTTGTGAGCTTTATTAAATATCGATTCTAATTTTGAGATAATATTCTGAATTCTTTTATATATTAAATGTACAGGAGAAGATATGTTTTCTTCTGGAAAATTAATTTCAATCTCAATCATGGATTCAACTTCTTCAACCATCCTTTTTATAGAACGCAATTCCATAGAATATTTTGAATCTTTACCAATATGTTCAATGGATCTTCTGATAGATTCTTTATTACTTGCGTTGATTAGTTCACAAATAGATTCTGCTTGAACTAAATCTACTTTGTTATTTAAGAAAGCCCTCTTTGTGAATTCCCCAGGATAGGCCATTCTTATCTCACAAGTTCGTAAAATATTCTCTAACAATATATCTAGAACGAATTGTCCACCATGAGCATGTAGCTCAACAATATTTTCTCCAGTAAAAGAATTTGGTTTTGCGAAATATATGGCTATTCCGTAATCTAATATTTGATCGCATGATCCATAAAATGGTAAATAGGTTGCATATCTAGGCTTTAATCTTTTTTTTAATATCTTTTCGCATATCTGATCCGATTTTTCACCGGAAATTCTAAGTATTCCAATCCCTCCTATTCCAGGAGGTGTAGATTGAGCAATGATTGTATCATCTAAACTTTCTTGTATCATATGAAATTTTATTTTATAGATAAAATTATGGAGATCAAAAAACTAATTTTTGTTAGATTTTTTCAATCCTCTTTTCCTTAAAACCCGATAGATAGCCTTTTGTTGAATAATTGTAACTAAGTTGCTAATAAAATAATATAAAACCAATCCAGAAGGAAACCATAAGAAAAATACCGTAAAGAATATTGGGATGTAGTCAATTATCTTTTCGTGAGCTGAATCCGGTTTTGTTGTATTAGGAGACATTTTTTGAATAAGATACATGGTAACTCCCATCAAAAATGGAAGAAAATAGTAGGGATCTCTGGAAGATAAATCTTGTATCCAATATATAAAAGGAGCTTGACGTAATTCTACTGCACCTATCAACATATAGTACAGTGCAAGGAATATTGGCATCTGTATTACTACTGGAAGACAACCTCCTAATGGATTAACTCTTTCTTTCCTATACAATTCTATAACTTCTTGACTCATCTTATTCTTGTCTTTTCCTGAACGTTTTCTGATCTCTTCTAATTTAGGTTGTAAGAATCTGATCTTGGCCATAGAAACATATTGTGCCTTTGTCAAGGGATACATCATTCCTCTAACAATGAAAGTAATAATGATGATAGAAAAACCCCAATTATTAACAAATCGATGAATAAATTGTAATAACTGAAACAACGGTTTAGAGATGAACCACAACCATCCATAATCAACTGTAAGATCAAGATGATCAGCTACTCTTGACATTTCCGTCTGTAATTCCGGACCAATCCATATCTTAGAAATATATTGAAATCTTTCATTTCTCTTTACTGTAATCTGGGGGGTCTTATAACCAATAATTGCAGCATTTCCATTAAAATTAATTGAATATAAAGAATTTCTGTATTCTTTATTTAATATCCATGCGCTTGCAAAATACTGTTGTAACATGGCTATCCATCCAGATTTTGTATAAATTTCCAATTCATTTTTTATAAGATCACTAAATGTACATTTTTTATACTTCGTTTGATCAGTGGAATAAGCTGCTCCACGATAGGAATGGATAGAGAAACCATGATTTTCTGAATTATCCTCATTAGACTCTTGTATGCTTTGTTTCAATTGTCCGAATATAGAAATTCTAACATCTTTTTTACTATCATTAATGATTTGATATTTCACAGTGATATCATATTGATCATCCTTAAATACATAAATTTTTTTGTATTTTACTTTATTTTTTCCTAAAAAAAACAATGGAACTTCTATATATTTTTCTTTATCCCGAGCTATAAAGTGATCTTCTTTAGCGTAATAAGTTGGTCTAATGCCATGATCATAATTCATATTATCCGGACCATCCTTTCCGATAAATCCGCTTTGTATTTGATATATAAAATCTTCTTTTGTTTTTATCATTGTAAATGGTTGATCGGAATTTAATTTCTTTTTATATTTTATTAAGTCAACTCTATATATGTCTCCCCCTTTTTTATCAATAAACAATTCAAATACTTTGGTCCTTACTTTTACAAAAGATTTATCATCTTCTTCTTGAAGATGACGATTAATTCTTCGATCTAAAGGAATATCATTTGTTTTTTCTGTCTCTATCGAAGATTTCTCTTGAATTTTATCATTTTTCCATATTTGCCATATCAAAGAAGAAACGAACAAAAAAGCGATGAGTAATAAGTTTCTATGAGGATACATGGATGAAATTCTCTATTAGGATCAGTACCAATACTTGTTCATATTTTTTTTACAGAAATATAGAGGATTACAAGTCAGTATTCTTTTAGCTGAACAGTAGATCCCCTTTGTAAGGCCTAACCTTCTGATCATTCTAATGGAATATTCGGAGCAACAAATTTTAAATCTACAATTCTTTCCAAGAAATGGACTAACCGTTTTTTGGTATATTTTTATCAAAAAAATTATCATTTTCGAAAAATATGATATCTTTCCCATAGACGATTTAACATGGCATTGATTTTAATATTTTTCAGATTTTTCAGATCTTTTTTTACTAAAATAACAAAATCCATCTTTTTAAAATAAATGTAATTGATTCTAAAATATTCTCTAAATAATCTTTTTATTTTATTTCGTGCAAAAGATTTCTTAATATTTTTTTTTGAAACCATCAGACCTAACCTTGGATACTTCAAAGAATTTTTTTTCACCAACATAGTGATACCATGCAAAAAAATTTTTTCTGGATCTCTGAAAATTCTATCGAAATCTCTCTTCTTTGATAATCTCAAACATTTGGGGAACTTCATTTCCAGTATTTTTCCGAAGATACAGTGATCTTGACCCTTTTTTTAGCTCTCCGACGAGATATGATAATTCTACCATTCTTTGTCGACATTCTATTACGAAACCCATGAGTACGGCGTCTTTTTAGTACAGATGGTTGAAAAGTTCTTTTCATGAATTTTATGTTTAAAATAAAAAGGTCTGCGAATTGATCGAAAAAATTTAAAAAATTCTAATAGTACCGAACATAACATAATCCTAATCGAATTTTATCATGTGTCAGAATTTAATCAAATCATAAAATAGTAATTTGTCAATATAAAATTGAATCATCTTCTTAAAATTTGAAAAACTATAAATAATACGATGCTTCTACTTTAATGGATTCACGAAAATTATTCATATTCAACGAAAATTAAAATGAAAGAATTAAATCGCTAATTCATAAATAAAATCGTAAAATTCCTTAAAGTTTTAAAATTGCTTAAATTGTAAGATTACGGTTCTACAATGTAAAAATTCATCATACATTGTAATTTAAGATTTAGTATATATGAAAGATTTCATGTTATCTTTTTGAAATGTACTATATTCAGTCATTTAAGTTTTTTAATCTCGAAAAATCTTACAAAGATTTATTATTTTATATTCCTATTTTACTGACAGAATAAAATACTAAAAGTTAATCAAAATACAGCTAGTTCTCATTAGAAAATATCCGTTATCGTGTTATTTTTTAACTCTTTTTTATCAAATACCATGTTTTTATAAAATAAAGTTATCAGACCAAAACTATTCATTTTATTTTTAAGTACAACATATCAGTAAAATAGTTCCAAGTTACTTAATAATTTACTTATGTTATATTAGATTAATCTGAATTGATTTTTATGATCTTAAAGGGTCTAAAATTTTTTAAAAATAATGATTTTTTATCATTTTAGAATCGAATACATTAAGTATATACTACAAAAATATTAGGTCAGAATAATCAAATAAAATATGAAATTTGTTGTTCAAAAAGAAGTATTGATCAAATCTTTAAAAAAAGTATATAGGGCAACTAGTAATAAGATTGCTAATTTTTCTTTTGATAAAATCTTTTTACATGTTCAAAACAGTTTCCTTAATTTAACTTATTTGGATTCTGAGGTTACAATAGTGACAAAAGTTAAGCTAGTATATTCTGATCAAGACGGATCTATAGTTGTATCTATACGAAAATTTTATGAAATTTGTTCGAACGCTCAAAACGGATCTGAAATTTGTTTTGTATTTGACGAAAAAAAGTTAACAATACTATATGAAAGAAGTAAATTCTCAATTTTAATATTTCGTGAATCTGGGTTTCCGAAATTAATTAATTGGACATCGCAGGTAGATTTTAGAATTTCTCAAATAGAATTAAGGAAATTGATTCTATCAACAAAAGTTTCAATAGGTTCTCATGATACACGATATTACTTAAATGGAATTCTTTTACAAAATAACGAAAATTATATTAGAGCTGTTTCCACTGATGGTCATAGACTATCTGTAAGTCAGACATACGTAAAATTCAGTAACTATGAAAAATTTTCTATTATTCTATCAAAAAGAGGTGTGGTCGAATGTCTTAGGCTATTGGAAAATAGTGACAACCTGTTGAGAGTATCTATTGGAAAAAAGGATTTTAAAATGAATATGGATGATTTTTCTTTTTGTGTTAAGTTAGTCAACGGAAATTTTCCAAATTATCAAGATATTTTTCTAAAAACTGACAAAAAGGTAGTTGTTTTAGACCGAATTCAATTTAAGAACATGTGTCAAAGGGCTATGATCTTATTGAACGATAAAAATCAAAGCGCATGTTTTGTTTTTGAAAGTCATTTAGCGAAAATTACAACAAAAAATTTTAATCATGGAGAATATGAAGAAACTATTAAAGTTCAATATCAAGATTCTATAATTAAAATTTGTTTGAATGTTAAGTATGTTCTCGATGTTCTAAATATCATTCAATGTGAAAGGATAAAGATAGAAATGATAGATTCTATTTCATACGTCAGAATACAAGGAATGTCGAATCAATTATCTTTCTATGTTATCATGCCGGTAAGGATATGAAATTTAGTATTTTTAGTTCCATAAAAAATTATAAATTAGAAAATAAAAAATCAAATTACAGAAAGTTATGTGATCTATCAACAACAGAAAAAAAGATCAAAAAATTTTTCAAAAAAATAATCGTTTTAACAAATGTGAAACGTGCAATTTTTATTTCGATTTCCTAAAAAGACTCGAATAGAAACCATATCTGATAGATATTTTTTAATTGTTTAATTTGAAACATTTTAAAATAGATGCATGGTAAAAGATGATTTAAAAGTAACTTAAATAGAAATTGTATGAAATTAGTAAAGCTGGTAAAAAATAGTCGTTTCAGTGTAGTAACTTATCGTAAAATTCTTAAAATAAGAGATCGCGAATGAAAATGGATATTTATGATTCTTCAAGTATAAAGATTCTAAAGGGTTTAGAAGCTGTCAGAAAACGTCCAGGAATGTATATTGGTGACACGGATGATGGAACTGGTTTGCATCATATGGTTTTTGAAGTAATTTATAATTCTGTTGACGAAGCATTAGAAGGATATTGCAATAGAATTGTTTTAACGATATATACAGATAACTCGATTTCTGTGCTAGACAATGGTAGAGGGATACCGACAGATCTTCATCAAGAAGGAGTGTCTGCAGCAGAGGTAATTATGACTTTTTTACATGCAGGCGGTAAGTTTGATAATCAGACCTATAAGGTTTCTGGAGGATTACACGGTGTTGGGGTGTCTGTCGTAAATGCATTATCTTCAAAGTTAAAACTAGTCATTTCTAGAGATGGAAAAAAATATCAGCAAGATTATGAGTTCGGCAAACCGACCTGTCCACTGAGAGAGATAGATTCTACCATAGATAGAGGAACATTTATTCATTTTTGGCCAGATTTAAAGATCTTTAAAAATGTTCAAGAATTCAAATATCACATTTTATTAAATCGAATGCAAGAAATATCTTTTCTTAATTCTAATATCACAATTTTCTTGAACGACCTAAGAAGTGACATTAAAGTATGTTTAAGAAATAAAGGAGGAATTAAATCGTTCATCAAACATCTGAACCTTAAGAAACTTCCGATAAATTCGAAAATTTTTTATTTTTCAGAAAAGAAGAAGGAAAGCTTTGTAGAAGTTGCAATACAATGGAACGATAGTTTTCAAGAAAATGTTTTATGTTATACAAACAATATTCCTCAGAGAGAGGGTGGATCACATCTGATAGGATTCAGAAGTGCGATCACTAAAACTATAAAGAAATATATTCAGAAATATTCTAAAAGGAATAAAACTAAAATAATTGGTGAAGATACGAGAGAAGGATTGACAGGAATTATATCCTTAAAAATTCAAAATCCGAAATTTTCATCTCAAACGAAAGATAAATTAGTAACTTCATCGGTTAAAAGTATAGTTGAAAACCTAGTTAGCAAGAGATTTGAAGAATATTTGTTAGAAAATCCGAACGACGCAAAATCTATTTTAGAAAAAATTCTACATTGTGCTAGAGCAAGGGAAGCAGCTAAAAAAGCCAGAGAAATCACTCGAAGAAAAGGATCGATAACTCTTTCTAGTCTCCCGGGAAAACTTGCAGATTGTAGAGAAAAAAATCCAGAGAATTCAGAATTATATCTTGTTGAGGGAGATTCAGCTGGAGGCTCAGCAAAACAAGGAAGAAACAGAAAAAATCAAGCTATACTTCCATTAAAGGGAAAAATTTTAAATGTCGAGAAATCTCAATTGAATCGAGTCCTCACTTCTCAAGAGGTAGTCTCTCTAACAACAGCTTTAGGTTGTGGAATCGGAGAGAAAGAACATAACCCAGATAAACTACGATATCATCACATTATAATCATGACCGATGCAGATGTGGACGGTTCTCATATACGTACTTTATTATTAACTTTCTTTTATCGACAAATGCCAGAAATAGTTAGGAGAGGTCATGTATATATCGCTCAACCTCCTCTATATAAAGTCAAAAAAGGTAAGATAGAAAAATATTTGCAGGATGAATTAGCAATGAATAAATATTTGATCTCAGTTCTTACAGAAGACACGATATTATATATAGGTTCTTCTCCATCTGAGCTTTTTTTTAAAGGAAAAAATCTTAAAAAGATTATCATTCAATATCAATATATAAAAAGTATTATTGATAAAAATGAAAAAAGATATCCAAAAGTTTTTTTAGAAAGCTTGGTATATCAAAATATTCTAAATAAGGATCATCTTTCAGATAAAGATGACTTACAGGAATGGGCTAAGTCTTTGATAAGATCTTTAAAAGAAAATAGAACAGTAGGAGAAAAATATGATTTTTATATTGAACATTCTCAAAAACGTCCATACTTTGATCTATTTGTTTTTATTGAACGATATGGAAAGAAGGAAAGTTGTTTGATCAATCATGAGTTCATTGAAAGTTATGAATACCAATCCATTTCTAAGAATAGCTTGTTTTTTTATAAATTTAGGAATAAAGCTATCTATATCAAGAAGGGCAGAGATGACTATAAGTTTTCCTCTTTTGAGGAGGCGTTAGTGTGGTTATATAAAACATCTCTTAAAAAACTAGTTGTTCAAAGATATAAAGGTTTAGGTGAAATGAATCCCAAACAATTGTGGGAAACTACGATGGATCCAAAAACTCGTAAACTCATACAAGTAAAAATAGAGAATTCAAACGAAGCGAACCGATTATTTTCAATATTGATGGGCAACGAAGTGGATAAAAGGAGGAAGTTTATAGAGGATAATGCGATCGAAGTTAAAAACATTGATATATAAGTTTGTTCATAAGTGATCCAATAATATTTTTAGCATTCTTCTTAAAGGTTCTGCAGATCCCCAGAGCAATTGGTCTCCTACCGAAAACAAAGATAAATATTTTTCTCCAATTTTAGTCTTACGTATTCTTCCGACATTAATATCCAAAGTTCCCATAACGTTCGTTTGACTTAACTGTTTTAAAGTTCTTTTCTTTTTGTTAGTAATGATATTTATCCATTTATTGTTCTTTTTTAAGATTTTTTCTATTTCTTCTATAGGAACATTTTTCTTCAATTTAACTATAAAAGATTGACTATGACATCTAATTGAACTAACCCTAACACACGTGCTATTGATTGGAATAGCGTTCTTCTCGTTGTATCCTAATATTTTGTTGGTTTCATATTGAATTTTCCACTCTTCCGAAGTTCTTCCATCGCGGATAACATCATCCTTTCCTATCCAAGGAACCGCGTCGAAAAATAAAGGATGTTCAAGATATTTAGAATATTTTCGAATACAAAAAAGAAACTCTTTTTCTGAAGATAAGATTAAATTAGATCGATGATTACAATTTGCATAAAGTATTTCAGACATTTCTTGTATCTGTCTAATAAACCTTGTGATAGCTGTCGAACCTGCTCCAGAAATGGATTGATAGGTGGAAACAGAGATCCATCTGATCAAATCTTCTCGTAATAAACCGGATAAGGACATCAACATCAAGTTGACAACACAATTTCCGCTAGCAAATGTTTTTATTCCATTTTTTACAGATTGATATATTCTTTTTTTATTTATCGGATCTAAGATGATTAAACTATCTTCTAAAGTTCTTATAAAAGAAGAGGAATCTAACCAATATCCTTTCCAATTGATATTTCTCAACTTAAAATATATATTTTTTGTATAATCATCTCCTGCACAACAAATTATAATATCTAAAGTTTTTAAAATGTTTAGATCAAGCGCGTTAAGTATTTTTTTTTCTTTTTGTCCACATATAACAGTAACACTTTTTCCTGCATGGGATACGCTGAAAAGAAGCAAATTTATTTTTTTAACATCTCCTTCTTCATGCATTCTTCTTAATAATACAGATCCGACCATTCCTCTCCATCCGATAAGTCCTACATTATACATATCAATACCGTAAATTGTTCATCGATTCCATCTATATTGTAAATATTCTACGATTTTTTTAGACCCTCTAGAATGACTTGCGAGAAATGATTCTCTAAAAAATACGATACCTTGTATCTCTGATATATCATCACTTAAATCTAATTGTTTGCTAATCTCTGTAATTCCGTAGTTTTCAAACCATTCTGGTTCTTGAGGATTATAAATTCCAGCTTTATATAAAGCTAATCCAACACATAATTTAGTTCTAGAAGTTTTAATAAGATTCGCCCACCACTTTATCAGTATATCATATTTAGCTGTTTTATCAGAACAAGACCAATATATCTGAGGAATCACATAATCTAGTATTCCGGTTTTGATCCATAATTTAACATCTGCATAACAAGAATCATAAGATGAATATAGTGAGTTAGTTTGAGATCCGAAAGGATCATTTCTAACATTCCTCCATATCCCTATTGGACTAACTCCGAATGATACATTCGGTTTAATGGAATGAATCTTTTTATATACATCTTTTATTAAAAGAAATGTATTGTTTCTCCTCCAATTTTCTTTATTGGAAAATTGATTTTTAGAATACTTATGATACGTATCATCATCTTTTAATCTCGATAGAGAATCTTCATAATAGAAGTAATCGTCAAACTGAATTCCATCTACATCATAAAATTTAACGATTTCTTCAACTATATTAACAATCCAACTACGTACTTCAGGCAAACCTGGATCCAATACAAACTGGTTGTGAGAAACTTTCACCCAACTATTATGTTGAATATATACACTTGGTAAATAGGAAAATGCAGTATTTTTCAAAGATAATACTGTGTTAGAATCTATTTTTGTTGAAACTCTATACGGATTTATCCAGGCATGTATCTTTAAATTTCTTTTATGTGCCTCCATGATAATGAACTCTAAAGGATCATAACCAGGATCTTTACCGATCTTTCCAGTTAACACATTTGACCAAGGTAAAATACGCGATCGATACAGTGATGTTCCATCAGGCTTTACTTGAAAAAATATCGTGTTGAATCCGATTTTACTTAATCTATCTAACTTTTCTATCAAACTTTTTTTTTGTAATTTTATCATTTTATCGAAAGAAGTACAAAAAAACACATTTGATGATTGATCAGGCCAATCTAAACCAAAAGCAGTTGTAATCCATATTCCTCTAACATTAGAATAATTGATTTTTGTTCTAGCTGAGATACAAGAAAAAATATCACTCAATATTAATATTGATAAGAAATGAAGGAAAAATTTTTGTAATTTTTTTTTTTATTTTTAAATAAGAATAAATTTTTCATACAACTTATATTCCTTTCATATGAAGATCTATAAATAAAAAATCGACGTTTATGATTTTATTTAACTCATTATGATACAAATCATTCTGATGATTTTACAGAAAGGATGAACCGAATAGAACAATCTGTATTCTTTAAATTGTTTGACCTTTAACAGTAAAAAAATAGAAATTGTAGAAATTTTTGTCAAAGTTAATTAATACTTTTTTGTTAAAAATAGTTTTTATCTAGTTTTGATTGTAACGTATAAAATTTGCATTAAAATTATATTTAGTTTTTAAAATTACATATTAAAGGATACAAGTAAAACATATAAAAGTATATGTTCATATAATAAATGGATGAGAATATAAAATACATACGGTGTTCACGGTTTTTTAACAAAGATCTTTATAGAGATTCAAAAAATTTAATCAAAAATGAAAGAGATAATTACAGGAAGAATATTTATCATATCTGCTCCGAGCGGGACCGGAAAATCCAGTTTGTTACGTGCTTTGATAAAAAAAAAGGGAAGAAATATGAAGCTTTCTATATCTTATACAACTAGAAAAATTCGATCACATGAAAAAGATAAAAAAAATTATTTTTTTATAAACATGAAAAAATTTCAAAATATGATTAATAACAACGATTTTTTAGAATATGCTTCTGTATTCGGAAATTATTATGGAACTTCAAAAAAATTCGTTATAAAAAATATTAGGTTGGGATATGATATTCTTTTAGAAATCGATTGGCAAGGAGCTCAAAGAGTACTTAAAAAAATTCCCTCTTCAAGGAGTATATTTATTTTACCTCCATGCAAAGAAACCCTTCAGAAAAGATTACTCAGCAGAAATCAGGACGATAAAAGTACGATATCACTAAGAATGCAGAATGTTGCACAAGACATTAAAAATGGATTAAAATATCATTACATAGTTATCAACGATAATTTTGAACTTGCTCTTGAAGAAATTCATCATATTATATGCTCAGAACACCTTAGATCAAGAGAACAGATTTTAAAAAATTACAATTTGATTCACGAATTTTTTCTGCAAGATGATGTTCGTGACAAACCTTATTAAAAGATTAATAGAATATCGTTTTAATGAATTTAATATAGATCAGCTAATACCATTATAAATAAAATCATCAACTTTATTATCTGTTGATTCTATTCGATAAGTTACTTTCTTTATTTATTAGTAGTTATTTTTTCAAAGTCTAATTTTTATCAAAGCACATCAAATCAGATCATAATATTCTTCATTAAAACACTATGATTTAATTTTAATTAAATACCTCACATTATATAGACGTTATTTAAAAAAGTAAATGATATCATAAATATCTCAATATTTAAAATATTCGATATTTTAAAGATTGTGATACGTAAAATTTATGAAAATTTTGTAGCTCGTATCTTATCGAGATAGGTAAAATGATGTATACAATTTTTAAAAGTTTTTATTTAGTGTATCATTTTTGATTGAAGAAGATTGATATTTATCAGTTAAGACAAAATGAAAGTTAACGATATTCGATTAGAAGATCTGGGAAATATATCCATAGAAAAAGTTGGACAGATCAACTCTTTTAAAAAGAGTAAATTGAATCGATTTGGAATACATAGTGTTTTAGATCTGATTTTTCATTTTCCAAAAAGTTATAAAGATCGAACTAAACTATCTTTAATTAAAGAAGTTCAAGATAAAGAAGACGCTTTCATAGTTGCCAAAATACTGGAAAAACATGTGATAGAAACGAAAAAACAAATTGAAATACATGTCAGAGATCATTCTGGAAGACTAATAATTAAATTTTTCAACAACTCTTCTTTTATAAGAAAAATTTTTAAAAGAAATACTTACGTTCAGATATATGGAAGAGTATATCTCAGAAAAAACAAAAAATTTATGATCCATCCAGAATATAAAATTTTAAGCTCTTTAAAAGATCTCACTATATCAGATTCTTTAACACCAATTTATCCAAATATTGATGGAATTAGTCAAAATACGATTCATACAATGATCAGAAAGTGCATGGTACTATTCAATCAATGTGTCGTCAAAGAGTTAATTCCAAAACCGTTTAATACAAAATTCATCGGATTTAAAAAAGCGATTAAAATCATTCATCAACCAAATTCTAGAGTTTCTACGATCGATTTGAAAAAATATCAACATCCAGCACAAAAGAGATTGATATTCGAAGAATTGTTGGCATTTCAGTTATCTTTTATGAAGATAAGGAAAAAAAATAATTCATTAAAAGCAATTCCTCTAATCGTTAAAGAATCAACGAAAAGAAAAATTATCCGATCTCTTCCGTATTCTTTAACTGATTCTCAGAAAAACGCCATTAGAGAGATTGAGTTAGATCTTTCAAAAAGCACCCCCATGATGAGATTATTGTGCGGAGATGTTGGAACTGGTAAAACAATAGTTGCTTTATTTTCTTCTCTTTGTGCTATTTCTAATGGAAAACAAGTTGCTTTGATGACACCTACAACAATACTAGCAAAACAACATGCGGATTTCTTCAAAAGAATGTTCCATCCAATCGGTAAAAAAGTAATTCAATTGTCTAAAAGTAATGATAAAAAATATTATTTATCTCAGCTAGATCAAATAAAGAGTGGAGAAGTTTCGATGATCGTTGGAACACACTCTATATTTCAAAAAAAAATTGATTTTTGTTCTTTATCCTTGGTAATAATTGATGAACAACACCGTTTTGGAGTTGATCAAAGATCAAAATTATTAAGAAAAGGAAGAACACAGGATGGAATATATGCACATCAGCTGATTATGACTGCTACTCCTATTCCAAGAACATTATCGATGAAAATTCATGCGAATCTTGATGTATCATTCATTAATGAATATCCTTTTGAAAAAAAAGTTCCAGCAAAAACTGTAATCATTTCCAATCTCAGAAGAGATGAACTGATACAACGCATCAAGAAATATAGCAAGAAAAACAAAACAAAAATTTATTGGATATGTACGATTGTCAATAGTTCAAATAATTTGAACGTAGTTTCTTTAATGGATATCAATCGTAAATTGAAAGTATCTTTTTCAACAATGCAAATTGGTTTAATTCATGGAAAAATGAGCGTAAAAGATAAAAAGAAAATAATTTCTGATTTTCGTAAGAATCGAATACAAATTCTGGTCGCCACAACTATTGTAGAAGTTGGAATAGATATCCCGGATGTTAATATCATAGTTATTGAAAATCCAGAGAGATTAGGATTATCTCAGTTACATCAGCTAAGAGGAAGAATCGGTAGAAATGGTGATCAAGAATCTTTCTGCATACTTTTATAT
Proteins encoded in this region:
- a CDS encoding ATP-dependent DNA helicase RecG produces the protein MKVNDIRLEDLGNISIEKVGQINSFKKSKLNRFGIHSVLDLIFHFPKSYKDRTKLSLIKEVQDKEDAFIVAKILEKHVIETKKQIEIHVRDHSGRLIIKFFNNSSFIRKIFKRNTYVQIYGRVYLRKNKKFMIHPEYKILSSLKDLTISDSLTPIYPNIDGISQNTIHTMIRKCMVLFNQCVVKELIPKPFNTKFIGFKKAIKIIHQPNSRVSTIDLKKYQHPAQKRLIFEELLAFQLSFMKIRKKNNSLKAIPLIVKESTKRKIIRSLPYSLTDSQKNAIREIELDLSKSTPMMRLLCGDVGTGKTIVALFSSLCAISNGKQVALMTPTTILAKQHADFFKRMFHPIGKKVIQLSKSNDKKYYLSQLDQIKSGEVSMIVGTHSIFQKKIDFCSLSLVIIDEQHRFGVDQRSKLLRKGRTQDGIYAHQLIMTATPIPRTLSMKIHANLDVSFINEYPFEKKVPAKTVIISNLRRDELIQRIKKYSKKNKTKIYWICTIVNSSNNLNVVSLMDINRKLKVSFSTMQIGLIHGKMSVKDKKKIISDFRKNRIQILVATTIVEVGIDIPDVNIIVIENPERLGLSQLHQLRGRIGRNGDQESFCILLYPPLITKVAQSRLRVFKNSFDGFQISEKDLLMRGPGENLGVKQTGYPIFRIADLKRDFQVLYQVRNLAERIIFSREDNSEQIMKRWIFHKTDTNSQKNK